The following proteins come from a genomic window of Gemmatimonas sp.:
- a CDS encoding DUF1501 domain-containing protein — protein sequence MNRRVFLKGGALSLLTLGLSPSFLRRTAAAMALPARDTGKTLIVLFQRGAADALNVLVPFGDPGYYSARPQLAIGSPARGNGALGAIDLDGFFGLHPAMASFKPLWERGLLAPIHAVGSPSATRSHFDAQDYMETGTPDRKGTPDGWLNRYLAVKGTCESCAPTGAPAGGSPFRAVAMSAQTPRMLEGASAVVAMNAIEEFSIRANGGDAEQRLEALYRTGRSDVVHGSGRDMFEALKVLRAANPQQYRPAPGAVYPRSPFGQRLLQIAQLIKAGVGLEVAFADVGGWDTHVNQGAAQGQLANRLRDFSDAVGALVTDLGDRMDDVVILTCSEFGRTVRQNGTGGTDHGHAGAMFVIGGRVRSGTVHGRWPGLAREQLYEGRDLALTTDFRSVFSEITSRHLGVADTSAVFPGYRGGSGGSGGSGGSGWLGVLG from the coding sequence ATGAACCGACGCGTATTTCTCAAGGGTGGCGCGCTCTCGCTGCTGACGCTGGGACTGTCGCCGAGCTTCCTGCGACGCACCGCGGCCGCCATGGCCCTGCCCGCTCGCGATACGGGCAAGACCTTGATCGTGCTCTTCCAGCGCGGGGCCGCCGACGCCCTCAATGTGCTCGTCCCATTCGGAGACCCGGGCTACTACAGCGCCCGGCCTCAGCTGGCGATCGGATCCCCGGCGCGCGGCAATGGCGCGCTGGGCGCCATCGATCTCGACGGCTTCTTCGGGTTACACCCGGCGATGGCCAGCTTCAAGCCGCTCTGGGAGCGCGGGCTGCTGGCGCCCATTCACGCCGTGGGCAGCCCCAGTGCCACCCGATCGCACTTCGACGCGCAGGACTACATGGAGACCGGCACCCCCGATCGCAAGGGGACGCCCGACGGCTGGCTGAACCGCTATCTCGCGGTGAAGGGCACCTGCGAGTCGTGTGCACCGACGGGCGCCCCTGCCGGTGGGTCGCCGTTTCGCGCGGTGGCGATGTCGGCGCAGACGCCCCGCATGCTCGAGGGGGCATCGGCGGTGGTGGCCATGAATGCGATCGAGGAGTTCTCGATTCGTGCCAACGGGGGTGACGCCGAGCAGCGGCTCGAGGCGCTCTACCGCACCGGACGCAGCGATGTCGTCCACGGCAGTGGGCGCGACATGTTCGAGGCGCTCAAGGTGCTGCGCGCGGCGAACCCCCAGCAGTACCGTCCGGCGCCTGGCGCCGTGTATCCGCGCTCACCGTTCGGCCAGCGTCTGCTGCAGATCGCGCAGCTGATCAAGGCCGGCGTGGGGCTGGAAGTGGCGTTCGCCGATGTGGGCGGATGGGATACGCACGTGAACCAGGGGGCCGCCCAGGGACAGCTGGCGAATCGCCTGCGCGACTTCAGCGATGCGGTGGGCGCGCTGGTGACCGACCTGGGCGACCGCATGGACGACGTGGTGATTCTCACCTGTTCGGAGTTCGGCCGCACGGTGCGGCAGAACGGCACGGGAGGCACCGATCATGGACACGCGGGCGCGATGTTCGTGATCGGCGGCCGCGTGAGGAGCGGCACGGTGCACGGACGCTGGCCCGGACTGGCGCGTGAGCAGTTGTACGAAGGACGCGACCTGGCTCTCACCACCGACTTCCGGTCGGTCTTTTCCGAGATCACGTCGCGGCAT
- a CDS encoding DUF1800 domain-containing protein has product MGHRRASGPAAETAPPPSALREQTVDQQVQHVLNRLAFGARPEDVDAVRRLGVDRWIAQQLQPERLADHATDSLLRRYRTLAYSADRLLAEFPPPAVALAAAVRRGDGPLTAVDSQRLRQQARQSGQALGELASSRVARAVLTERQLEEVLVDFWENHFNVFAGKDRTRYFLNDFDRTVRQHAMGDFRALLGAVAKSPAMLYYLDNWQSVADSGRPVLQPIPPQRAARRAQAVRRAVQPRGATSEQMARVEALQRRRRGLNENYARELMELHTLGVDGGYTQQDVVEVARALTGWTLERGAQGGGFVFRPQAHDAGAKTILGVRFPAGRGQEEGEAVLDLLAYHPRTAEFIARKLVQRFVSDSPPPALVARAAERFRLSRGNIRETVRTIVTSPEFFSADAYRAKVKSPFELVVSALRALDAAPDVTARTAQLVSRLGQPLFGHQAPNGYPETGEAWMNTGAILNRINFGLTVAGDRVPGVRLAQWPLYDSLRTLDRPAQVDGVIRALLGGAVSSDTRAVLILGRNPFLAARGGADALMALDGADSTDAPDPMTPAMRPRRRGNLAGSASTPTGLAQIVGLALGAPEFQRR; this is encoded by the coding sequence ATGGGCCACCGCCGTGCGAGCGGGCCGGCAGCCGAAACCGCGCCACCCCCCAGCGCCCTGCGGGAACAGACGGTCGACCAGCAGGTCCAGCACGTACTCAACCGGTTGGCGTTCGGGGCACGGCCGGAGGATGTGGACGCGGTACGCCGCCTGGGGGTGGACCGCTGGATCGCGCAGCAGCTGCAGCCGGAGCGCCTTGCCGATCACGCCACCGATTCGCTGCTGCGTCGGTATCGCACGCTGGCGTATTCGGCGGATCGGCTGCTGGCTGAGTTTCCGCCGCCGGCTGTAGCCCTGGCCGCGGCGGTGCGCCGGGGTGACGGCCCCCTGACGGCCGTCGACTCGCAACGGTTGCGCCAGCAGGCGCGGCAGTCGGGGCAGGCCCTCGGCGAACTGGCTTCGAGCCGGGTGGCGCGCGCCGTGCTCACCGAACGGCAGCTGGAGGAGGTGCTCGTCGACTTCTGGGAGAACCATTTCAATGTGTTTGCCGGCAAGGATAGGACGCGGTACTTCCTCAACGATTTCGACCGCACGGTTCGGCAGCATGCCATGGGGGATTTCCGGGCACTGCTCGGGGCCGTCGCGAAGAGTCCGGCCATGCTGTACTACCTGGACAACTGGCAGAGCGTCGCCGACAGTGGCCGGCCGGTGCTCCAGCCAATTCCCCCGCAGCGCGCGGCGCGCCGGGCGCAGGCCGTGCGCCGCGCCGTTCAGCCGCGTGGGGCGACATCCGAGCAGATGGCGCGGGTGGAGGCGCTGCAGCGACGGCGGCGTGGACTGAACGAGAACTACGCGCGCGAGTTGATGGAGCTGCATACGCTGGGGGTGGACGGCGGGTATACCCAGCAGGATGTGGTGGAGGTGGCGCGCGCCCTGACCGGGTGGACGCTCGAGCGTGGGGCGCAGGGGGGAGGATTCGTCTTTCGCCCGCAGGCGCATGATGCTGGCGCCAAGACCATTCTGGGCGTCCGCTTCCCGGCCGGCCGCGGTCAGGAGGAGGGCGAAGCGGTCCTGGATCTGCTGGCGTATCACCCCCGCACCGCCGAGTTCATTGCGCGCAAGCTGGTGCAGCGATTCGTGAGCGACTCGCCGCCGCCGGCCCTGGTGGCCCGGGCGGCGGAGCGCTTTCGGCTGTCGCGGGGAAACATCCGGGAGACGGTGCGCACGATCGTCACGAGCCCGGAGTTCTTCAGTGCCGACGCCTATCGCGCCAAGGTGAAGTCGCCGTTCGAGCTGGTGGTCAGTGCGCTGCGCGCCCTCGACGCGGCGCCCGATGTCACGGCGCGCACCGCGCAGCTGGTGAGTCGCCTGGGGCAGCCCTTGTTCGGCCATCAGGCGCCGAATGGGTATCCGGAGACCGGTGAGGCGTGGATGAACACGGGTGCCATCCTCAACCGGATCAACTTCGGCCTGACGGTGGCAGGCGATCGGGTGCCCGGCGTGCGGCTCGCCCAGTGGCCGTTGTATGACTCGCTGCGCACGCTCGATCGCCCCGCACAGGTGGACGGCGTCATTCGCGCCCTGCTCGGCGGAGCGGTATCGAGCGACACGCGCGCGGTCCTCATTTTGGGGCGCAACCCGTTTCTTGCCGCGCGCGGCGGCGCCGACGCGCTGATGGCGCTCGACGGTGCCGACAGCACCGACGCACCAGACCCCATGACGCCCGCCATGCGCCCACGGCGGCGCGGCAACCTTGCCGGCTCCGCCAGCACGCCCACCGGACTGGCCCAGATCGTTGGGCTGGCCCTTGGCGCGCCGGAATTCCAGCGGCGCTGA
- the thyX gene encoding FAD-dependent thymidylate synthase, which yields MPLSDRAILREPTVTVLARPQFSEPGHLPVQWIGEATDGERLAEYAGRLCYMSQRNPAGRDTREYLENIKKQGHGSVLEHANYSLLLEGISRSLTHELVRHRAGFAYSQLSQRYVDESDAQFVMPPAIIGDAPLEDAWTAQVGSALDSYVGLVEQLMSRYAWVDDKVHRRKMAREAARGVLPNSTETKIVVTGNARAWRTMLELRSSEAAELEIRRLAVLTLRVLQQEAPAFFSDFEIYAASDRREAARITYHKV from the coding sequence ATGCCGCTCTCCGACCGCGCCATTCTCCGCGAGCCAACCGTCACGGTGCTCGCGCGTCCCCAGTTCAGCGAACCGGGGCATCTGCCCGTGCAGTGGATCGGCGAGGCCACCGATGGCGAACGGCTGGCGGAATACGCCGGGCGCCTGTGTTACATGAGCCAGCGCAATCCGGCCGGTCGTGACACGCGCGAGTACCTCGAGAATATCAAGAAGCAGGGGCATGGGAGCGTGCTGGAGCACGCCAACTACTCGCTGCTGCTCGAGGGGATCAGCCGGTCACTCACGCACGAGCTGGTGCGGCATCGGGCCGGCTTTGCGTACTCGCAGCTGTCGCAGCGCTACGTGGACGAAAGCGATGCGCAGTTCGTGATGCCGCCGGCCATCATCGGCGACGCGCCGCTCGAGGACGCGTGGACGGCGCAGGTGGGCTCGGCGCTCGACAGCTACGTGGGACTCGTGGAGCAGCTGATGTCGCGCTACGCGTGGGTCGACGACAAGGTCCATCGCCGCAAGATGGCGCGCGAGGCCGCGCGCGGCGTGCTGCCCAACAGCACCGAAACCAAGATCGTGGTCACGGGCAATGCCCGCGCGTGGCGCACGATGCTGGAGTTGCGCTCGAGCGAAGCCGCCGAGCTCGAGATTCGCCGGCTGGCGGTGCTGACGCTGCGGGTGCTGCAGCAGGAGGCGCCGGCCTTCTTCAGCGACTTCGAGATCTACGCGGCCAGCGATCGTCGCGAGGCTGCGCGTATCACCTACCACAAGGTGTAG
- a CDS encoding MarR family transcriptional regulator, producing MPSDRPSSRSVQQEIQQTRPFRSRTQEATIALLRTASVVSRRYARLVEPQGLSLAQYNVLRILRGAGSEGLPTLAIRDRMIDEGSTVTRLLDKLEQAALVTRDRSRPDRRQVLCRITPHGEALLAQLDPAMDAADTEVMSVLAPEQLADFIELLASVRTGGG from the coding sequence ATGCCTTCGGATCGCCCCAGCTCCCGCTCCGTTCAGCAGGAGATCCAGCAGACCCGCCCCTTCCGGTCACGGACCCAGGAAGCCACCATCGCCCTGCTGCGTACGGCCTCGGTGGTGTCGCGGCGCTACGCCCGCCTGGTGGAGCCGCAGGGGCTGAGTCTGGCGCAGTACAATGTGCTCCGCATTCTCCGGGGGGCGGGGAGCGAAGGGCTGCCCACGCTGGCCATTCGTGATCGCATGATCGACGAAGGCTCCACGGTCACTCGCCTTTTGGACAAGCTGGAGCAGGCGGCGCTGGTCACCCGCGACCGCAGCCGCCCCGATCGGCGGCAGGTGCTCTGCCGCATCACCCCGCACGGCGAGGCGCTGCTGGCTCAGCTCGATCCGGCCATGGATGCCGCCGACACCGAGGTCATGTCGGTCCTTGCCCCGGAGCAGCTCGCCGACTTCATCGAGCTGTTGGCCTCGGTACGGACCGGGGGCGGCTAA
- a CDS encoding FAD-linked oxidase C-terminal domain-containing protein — MPADLSHLTAADAPSGFRGQFRTDLLARALYAEGAGIARCLPAAVAVPADADDVGGLVAWAKRTGAALIPRGSGSGMAAGAVGPGVVVDLSRLDRLGTVDTELERVRAGTGALRGVIDRAARTQRLRFPVDPSSGAFCTIGGMLATNAAGARTLRFGATRPWIVGVRCVFDDGSDAWVHRDRLLPLHVPAVRRLVRALEEIGRRVPADLLVHAGVRKESSGYGVAAALAPGGHLVDLLVGSEGTLAFFTEVEVALLPVATSTATVLATFGSLEAATECAGRAAALGVTACELLDRTFLSVAARGRATGVPTNAEAVLIAEVEGDTTDSCRGYLSSLMQSWRSSGAMELHAGLDPEAEQRLWALRHAASPILSQLAPQLRSMQFIEDSCVPPSHFPAYVRGVRDLLDRAGVMGVIFGHAGDAHAHVNPLVDTTRPGWRETVESVLLDVCNLTARLGGTLAGEHGDGRLRAPLLDRVWGLEARAAFAHVKDAADPSGVLNPGCKVATPGAVPFEVLRHDPAAPALPAEAAAALADIERTRDWSRFRLGTALAPTAG; from the coding sequence GTGCCCGCTGACCTGAGCCACCTCACCGCTGCCGATGCACCGTCCGGATTTCGCGGGCAGTTCCGCACGGACCTGCTGGCGCGGGCGCTCTACGCCGAGGGAGCCGGTATTGCGCGCTGCCTGCCGGCGGCGGTGGCGGTGCCGGCCGATGCCGATGACGTGGGCGGGCTGGTGGCGTGGGCCAAGCGCACGGGGGCGGCGCTCATTCCGCGCGGCTCCGGGAGCGGTATGGCCGCCGGCGCCGTGGGGCCGGGCGTGGTGGTGGACCTGTCACGTCTCGACCGGCTCGGGACCGTCGATACGGAGCTGGAACGCGTGCGCGCCGGAACAGGGGCCTTGCGCGGCGTCATCGATCGGGCGGCGCGTACCCAGCGCCTTCGTTTTCCGGTGGACCCGTCGAGCGGGGCCTTCTGCACGATTGGGGGCATGCTGGCCACCAATGCGGCCGGCGCCCGCACGCTCCGCTTTGGCGCCACCCGTCCGTGGATCGTGGGGGTACGGTGCGTGTTCGATGATGGCTCGGACGCGTGGGTGCACCGGGATCGGTTGCTCCCGCTGCATGTGCCCGCGGTGCGGCGACTGGTGCGGGCGCTCGAGGAAATCGGCCGCCGCGTGCCGGCCGACCTGCTGGTGCACGCTGGTGTGCGGAAGGAGTCGTCGGGGTACGGGGTCGCGGCGGCCCTGGCCCCCGGCGGGCACCTCGTGGACCTGCTCGTGGGGAGCGAGGGCACGCTGGCTTTTTTCACGGAAGTGGAGGTCGCGCTGCTGCCGGTTGCGACAAGCACGGCCACCGTGCTGGCCACCTTCGGTTCGCTCGAAGCGGCCACGGAGTGCGCCGGACGGGCCGCCGCCCTGGGGGTAACCGCCTGTGAGCTACTGGACCGTACCTTTCTGTCGGTGGCGGCGCGCGGCCGCGCGACCGGGGTGCCAACCAACGCCGAGGCGGTGCTGATTGCCGAGGTCGAGGGTGACACCACCGACTCTTGCCGAGGCTATTTGTCATCACTCATGCAATCATGGCGCTCAAGTGGCGCCATGGAGCTGCACGCTGGACTTGATCCAGAAGCGGAGCAGCGCCTGTGGGCACTGCGGCATGCGGCAAGCCCGATCCTCTCGCAGCTGGCTCCGCAGCTGCGCAGCATGCAGTTCATTGAGGACAGCTGTGTGCCCCCGTCGCACTTTCCGGCCTATGTACGCGGCGTGCGCGACCTGCTGGATCGGGCCGGGGTAATGGGGGTGATCTTTGGCCACGCCGGCGATGCCCACGCCCATGTGAACCCGCTGGTGGACACGACCCGTCCCGGCTGGCGGGAGACGGTGGAGTCCGTACTGCTGGACGTGTGCAATCTCACGGCGCGGCTGGGCGGGACGCTGGCCGGGGAGCACGGCGACGGCCGCCTGCGGGCGCCCTTGCTGGATCGGGTGTGGGGGCTGGAGGCGCGCGCCGCATTCGCCCACGTGAAGGACGCGGCGGACCCGAGTGGTGTGCTGAACCCCGGGTGCAAGGTCGCCACGCCGGGGGCGGTACCGTTCGAGGTGCTGCGCCACGACCCGGCCGCTCCTGCCCTGCCCGCCGAGGCGGCGGCGGCGCTGGCCGACATCGAGCGCACGCGAGACTGGAGCCGTTTCCGGTTGGGAACGGCGCTCGCGCCAACGGCCGGTTAG